CCGGCGGCGCGGTCTGGGCCGACCTGAACACCGGGCCGCCGAGCCTGAAGCGGGAGCTGGACGGGCTCGCGAAGGCGCGCGGCGTCCGGTTCGCCGACGTGGCGATCATGGCGCCGGTGCCCGGCCGCGGCCTGCGCACGCCGCTGCTGGCGAGCGGCGACGCGGCCGACGACGTCGCGCGGCTGCTCACGCCGCTCGGCGCGTCCGTCGAGGTGCTGCCCGGCGAGGCCGGCGGCGCGGCGGGCCGCAAGCTGCTGCGCAGCGTCTTCTTCAAGGGCCTGGCGGCGTCGGTGGTGGAGGCGCTGGAGGCCGCGCGGGCCGCCGGCTGCGAGGACTGGCTGCGCGAGAACATCATCGACGAACTGGTCCGCGCGGGCGAGCCGACCGTCGACCGGCTGGTGGGCGGGACGTACAAGCACGCCGTCCGGCGGGCCGCCGAGATGGGCGCGGCGGCGGACATGCTGGACGAGCTGGGCGTGCCGAACGCGATGGCCGCGGCGAGCCGTGACCTGCTCGAACGGCTCGCCGCGGAGAAGTAGCGGACGGGCTCAGGGCACCGGCGGGGTGCCGTGGGTGTGGAACGACTCGATGGTCCGCAGGCCCCACGCCTGGCCTTTGGCCCGCT
The nucleotide sequence above comes from Actinomadura algeriensis. Encoded proteins:
- a CDS encoding DUF1932 domain-containing protein, whose protein sequence is MSGDPVITVLGLGEAGGAFARDLVEAGARVRGYDPAVPAPDGVTGAASEAEAVAGAALVLSVNSAHDAVAAFRNGAEGLGGGAGGAVWADLNTGPPSLKRELDGLAKARGVRFADVAIMAPVPGRGLRTPLLASGDAADDVARLLTPLGASVEVLPGEAGGAAGRKLLRSVFFKGLAASVVEALEAARAAGCEDWLRENIIDELVRAGEPTVDRLVGGTYKHAVRRAAEMGAAADMLDELGVPNAMAAASRDLLERLAAEK